Part of the Bacillus sp. THAF10 genome is shown below.
GATGATAAAAAAATTGATCACAGAGGAAGAATTGCTACAAGGATTTGATGTGTTACAGGAATTAAGACCGCATTTGGAGCAAACAACTTTTCTAAAAACATACGAAGCCATGAAACAAGAAGGCTATGAGCTGTATGCTCTTTATGACGAAAATGAGGCAGTTGCTGTAACTGGAATTATTACTCTAACAAACTTTTATGACGGTTATCATATTTATGTGTATGATCTTGTGACAAAAAGTACGGAACGATCAAAGGGATACGGAGAAAAACTTCTCCATTTCATCGAGGAGATGGGGAGAGAGAAAGGCTGTGAAAATGTAACGCTATCGTCTGGTTTGGTACGGGTGGATGCTCACCGATTCTATGAAGAGAGAATGAAGTATGACAAATCAAGCTACGTTTTTAGGAAAAATCTTCTATAAAAAATAGGCTCCTATTTTGGAGCCCATTTTTACGTTAACGAGAGCTTGGCAGGACCAAAATCTTTAGGTAATGGTGCTTCTGCTGTGATCGTAGAATCGTTGAACGGATGTGGGACAGCAAGCTTCCAAGCGTGAAGGCTGTGGCGGTGGTACTTGTTTTTTGCTCCGTATAATGTATCTCCAAATAACGGATGACCAATGCTGCTTAGATGAACTCTAATTTGATGAGTTCTCCCGGTATCAAGATGTAGCTCAACAAGTGTCAGGTTTTCGCTGGAAAATTCCTTGATAACCTTAAAATGGGTTACAGCCCTTTGCCCTGAAGGAGAAATCCTTCGTCTTTGTGCATGATGACGATCCTTCCCAATAGATTTCTCAATCGTACCTTGTTTTGTTTTCATGATCCCTTCCACAAGGGCCAAATACGTTCGTTTGATTTTTCTTTCTGCAAGTAGCTTATCTAGGATTGCGCCACTCATTGCATGTTTTGCAAACAGTATGCAACCACTTGTATCCTTGTCTAGTCTGTGTGTGTGTCTAACTTTTGCCTGAATATTAGTTTGTTGAAAATAATAGGCAACACCGTTTGACAAGGACAAATGGTCAGTTTCAGAGGAAGGATGTGTATCAACACCAGCTTTTTTATTAACAATCAATAGGTGTTCGTCCTCTGCTAACACATCAACAGGCATAGCTGTGGCTTGCGGTTCCACTCTTTCTGGAAAAATAGGAAGCGTGATTCTATCACCAGACTGAAGCGGTTTTGTCCAAAGAGGGTGATCATCATTAACAGTTACCTTCTTAGACATACGCATTTCGTGTAGTAGCTTTTTAGGTACGAGCATGTCTGCCTTTAAAAAGTCTTGTAAATTCATGTCTGGGGGGTCTTGTATCACAAGACTTATTGTTTGAATGACCATGTCTATCTCCTTCTTTCTTAATTTTTACTTGGGAAAACGCGCGCTTTACGCTTTAGAAGTTGTCGGAAATAGTCATAGGATTCCATTAACTACCTCCGCCATCGTTATACTATTTGTGTTACTCTTTTCATATATAGAAGTAAAAAAGGTGGGTTTTACGTGAAAGTAGTACTTGCATCAACTCCAGAACAGGAGGAGTATATCGGTGAACTAATTCAGCATTTATTGACTAATATTCTGCCCTATTATTTCACAGATAAAGAGATAGAAAACCTCCAAACCGAAACAGTCCACGATACCTTTTCAAATTACAACGGAACGCTGACAGAAGCATTTCACATTATCTCAAGCTTGCAAGCAATGATTGCAGTGATTGAATCTGTACAAAAAGAATCCATCCTCACTAAGCATCGAGACATCTTTAGACGAAATGTTATTAGTCTTAGAGAATTTGGCTTTAGCTTCCCATATGGACTAGATCAATTCACAAAAAAAAAGAATAACGGCAGCTTTTTTAGTAAATTTATGCGAGCTTCCAACCAATACTTAGTGTAACAAAAAACTCCTGGCACATAGCCCAGGAGTTTTTTGTTATTCGCCTAGACCTTCAAACCAGCTTGAAAACACGCTGTGGTCTTGGTGATAGTTTGCTAATCGGTCCACTTCTTTGCCATCTTCAAAATGGATAAAGGTTGGAGTAGATTCAATAGCATATTCGTTCCAGCCTTCTTCAAATTCCAACAGGTTGTACATTTCTAAATCAATTCCCATTTCTTCTGCCATTGGAACAACAACCGGACTGGTTTGTTGACACGCCGGGCAATCTGATTTATAAAAATACACCGTTTTTGTTTCTCCAGCATCTAAATCTTCTTTTAGCTCGTCAGGTGTAATCACGTTTTGATATAGCGGATCATCTAATTGCTTTTGTGTTTCAGGATGAAGCTTGCTTTTACCAAAAGGATTTCCCTCTGCATTTTGTGTTTGCTGAATGTTGGTAATGACGACTAAGGCAATAAAAATGGCCATAATAATTCCTACAAAGAGTATTAGCTTTTTCATCTTAGTTCCCTGCTTTCTTTGCTAGATTTTTTACATAGAATAAAATGATGGTAATGACAGTAAAACCGATAAGTGCTAAAAATGGTATGGTGATGAACCCTAACAAGTTAATATACTGTCCTGTACATGGAACAACTCCACATGAAATGGAATTTTCCCCGAAAAAAGCGACCTTTTGTACTAAATAGTGATAAATGGAAATAGATCCACCGATGATGGAGAAGGGTAGGGCATAGGTAACAATCCCCGCATCTTTTTTTATCGCTGCAATTCCGAGTAACACCACAAGCGGGTACATAAGTATACGTTGGTACCAACATAGTTCACATGGTATGTACATCAATACTTCTGAAAAATACAAGCTGCCAAGCATGGCCACCAAGGCGGTTACCGCTGCGGCTAGCAAAAGGTTTTCAATTCTTTTGGAATGATCCAACAGTCTTCGCCTCTCTTGATTTCAAGATACTTTTCTTAAAATTATAGTCCTAACTTGGCGCTAATGCAAAGGTATTCCCAAATGAATAATGTGAACGTTTTATGACTTGCTTTTCTATAAGCACAAAGCCTATCATGAAGGCATAGTTGTTTTGGTATGATAAAATTGGGGAATATAATATTGGGCTCTCTGGCCCACAAAATGAGTTTACATACGTTCAGGAGATGAGAGCATGTCTAAAATTGATTTATCTAAGTTTGAAAAAAAAATGATTATCCGAAACATAGAAATGAAAGACATAGATGATATTATTGCGCTTCAGCATTTATGCTTTCCTGGTATGGAACCTTGGAAACGAGAGCACTTGGAAAGTCACTTAACTATGTTTCCAGAGGGTCAGCTTTGTGCGGAGTATGATGGGGAAATCATCGGATCTTGCTCAAGCCTACTAATAAACTTTGATGAGTATGATGATCGCCATACCTGGGATGACATCACAGATGAAGGCTATATTACCAACCACAATCCAGACGGCTACAATCTGTATGGAATTGAGATTATGGTCCACCCCGAATATCGCCGCATGAAGGTTGGTCACCGAATGTATGAGGCACGTAAGGATTTAGCAAGACGTCTTAATTTAAAAAGTATCATTATCGGTGGCAGAATTCCTTTCTATCATAAATACGCGGACGAAATGTCACCACGAGAATATGTGCGTCAGGTGATGCGTCATAAAATTTATGATCCTGTACTATCCTTTCAGCTATTAAATGAATTTACCTTAATGAGGATCAACCCAGGATATCTTCCAGATGATATGGCATCAAACAAATATGCAACCTTAATGGAATGGAACAATGTTGAATACATTCCGCAAACAAAGCGTCACTTTAAAACAAGCTTCCCTGTTCGTATTTGTGTGGTTCAATATATGATGAAATCCATTAATTCCTTTGATGAATTTGCCACACAGGTGGAGTATTACACGGATGTGGCATCTGACGCTGGAGCGGACTTTGCTGTTTTCCCGGAAATATTTACAACACAGCTGATGAGCTTTTTAAATGAAAAAATTCCGTCCAAGGCGGTGCAACGTTTAACAGAATACACGGAAGAATACATCCAGCTTTTCACAGACCTTGCTGTGAAGTACAACGTCAATATTATCGGTGGTTCCCATTTCGTAGAAGAGGATGAAAAGGTCTTTAACATCGCGTATTTGTTCCGCCGCGATGGAACCATTGAAAAGCAGTACAAAATCCATATCACGCCAAACGAACGTAAATGGTGGGGAATTAGCAGAGGAGATAGCGTCCGTGTATTTGATACCGACTGCGGAAAAATTGCCATCCAAATCTGCTATGACATCGAATTCCCAGAGCTTGCCCGAAT
Proteins encoded:
- a CDS encoding bifunctional GNAT family N-acetyltransferase/carbon-nitrogen hydrolase family protein, which translates into the protein MSKIDLSKFEKKMIIRNIEMKDIDDIIALQHLCFPGMEPWKREHLESHLTMFPEGQLCAEYDGEIIGSCSSLLINFDEYDDRHTWDDITDEGYITNHNPDGYNLYGIEIMVHPEYRRMKVGHRMYEARKDLARRLNLKSIIIGGRIPFYHKYADEMSPREYVRQVMRHKIYDPVLSFQLLNEFTLMRINPGYLPDDMASNKYATLMEWNNVEYIPQTKRHFKTSFPVRICVVQYMMKSINSFDEFATQVEYYTDVASDAGADFAVFPEIFTTQLMSFLNEKIPSKAVQRLTEYTEEYIQLFTDLAVKYNVNIIGGSHFVEEDEKVFNIAYLFRRDGTIEKQYKIHITPNERKWWGISRGDSVRVFDTDCGKIAIQICYDIEFPELARIATEKGANIIFCPFNTEDRQGYLRVRYCAQARAVENQIYTVIAGTCGNLPQVENMDIQYSQSAIFAPSDFEFARDGIVGECNPNIEMVIIGDVDLEILRRQRQSGTVRQLKDRRRDVYEIKYKK
- a CDS encoding disulfide oxidoreductase, with translation MDHSKRIENLLLAAAVTALVAMLGSLYFSEVLMYIPCELCWYQRILMYPLVVLLGIAAIKKDAGIVTYALPFSIIGGSISIYHYLVQKVAFFGENSISCGVVPCTGQYINLLGFITIPFLALIGFTVITIILFYVKNLAKKAGN
- a CDS encoding RluA family pseudouridine synthase, translating into MVIQTISLVIQDPPDMNLQDFLKADMLVPKKLLHEMRMSKKVTVNDDHPLWTKPLQSGDRITLPIFPERVEPQATAMPVDVLAEDEHLLIVNKKAGVDTHPSSETDHLSLSNGVAYYFQQTNIQAKVRHTHRLDKDTSGCILFAKHAMSGAILDKLLAERKIKRTYLALVEGIMKTKQGTIEKSIGKDRHHAQRRRISPSGQRAVTHFKVIKEFSSENLTLVELHLDTGRTHQIRVHLSSIGHPLFGDTLYGAKNKYHRHSLHAWKLAVPHPFNDSTITAEAPLPKDFGPAKLSLT
- a CDS encoding DUF5365 family protein encodes the protein MKVVLASTPEQEEYIGELIQHLLTNILPYYFTDKEIENLQTETVHDTFSNYNGTLTEAFHIISSLQAMIAVIESVQKESILTKHRDIFRRNVISLREFGFSFPYGLDQFTKKKNNGSFFSKFMRASNQYLV
- a CDS encoding thioredoxin family protein translates to MKKLILFVGIIMAIFIALVVITNIQQTQNAEGNPFGKSKLHPETQKQLDDPLYQNVITPDELKEDLDAGETKTVYFYKSDCPACQQTSPVVVPMAEEMGIDLEMYNLLEFEEGWNEYAIESTPTFIHFEDGKEVDRLANYHQDHSVFSSWFEGLGE
- a CDS encoding GNAT family N-acetyltransferase; translation: MIKKLITEEELLQGFDVLQELRPHLEQTTFLKTYEAMKQEGYELYALYDENEAVAVTGIITLTNFYDGYHIYVYDLVTKSTERSKGYGEKLLHFIEEMGREKGCENVTLSSGLVRVDAHRFYEERMKYDKSSYVFRKNLL